The following is a genomic window from Spirosoma foliorum.
GCTCCTGCACCAATCCAGGCATTGCGTTTAATGACAACCGGCTTAGGGATCAGTGTTTGCCGATCAAGAGGATCTAATGGATGGTTTTCCGAGGTCAGATTGACTCGGGGGCCGATCTGCACATCGTCTTCGATGGTGATGCCGCCAATATCCAAAAAAGAGCAGGCATGATTGATAAATACATTCTTACCGAGACGGATAGACCGACCAAAGTTGGTGTAAAAGGGCGGGAAGATTGCTGAAGACGGATCAATCGGGCTGCCGATAATATCACTCAATTGATTCCGAACCTGATCAACATCGGTAGCCGTGGCATTCATCTGAACGCATAGCCGGATGGTGCGTGAAACCACTTCAGCAAATTTCCCATACTCAGGATCGTCCTTTCGTAAAAACTCCCCAGCGCTTAGCCGCTCGAAAATATCTGGGCTAGTTACTGGCTGTTTATTCACTTCCTGACTCATCTTATTTTGATAGTGCTGTCTAAATCGAATTGAATCAGTAACCTTTATTAGTCCCAGTTGATCGTAGTTCACACTACGCTCAACAAAGAGTCTATAATAATGCAAATCAATCAAGGGTTATTTCGTGTCTGCTACCGGTTCTAGCCAGGTCACTACGCCCTTCTCAGTGTTGATGTTGATCGCTGTATGGATCATTCTGCCGTCCGGCGATGCGCCATGCCAATGCTTAATGCCAGGTAGAACGTTGATAACTTCACCTGCCTGGAATTTTTGTAACGGCTGGCCTTCCTCCTGATAGTAGCATACGCCTTCTTTTACCAGTAATATCTGATTACTCGGGTGAGTATGCCAGTTGTTGATAACCCCCGGTTCGAAGTACACGTCGGTAATACTGCAATTGGTTATAGTGTCTGCGACAACCAACGGCTTCACATATACATTCCCCGAAAAATACTGTACGGCACCCAGTTGATAACCTTCAGGTATACCCTTATCTTGATCTTGCTTGTCCATGTTGCGTTATATTCATGGTAATATACCAGACAATCAGGTTTTTGCTTATAAGGTGGCCATATCGATCACAAACCGATACCGCACATCACCTTTAAGCATTCGCTCATAGGCTGTGTGAATATCCTTGATGTCAATCATTTCAATGTCGGAAACGATGTTGTGCTCGGCACAAAAGTCCAGCATTTCCTGCGTTTCGGCGATGCCCCCAATGCTTGAGCCCGCTAAACTTTTTCGGCCAATGATCAGGCTGAAGGACATGATAGCTGAAGGAGACGGAGGGGCACCCACGCATATGTGTACGCCATCACTTTTTAGTAAATTCAGGTATTGGTTATAATCGTGCTCGGCGGAAACGGTATCAAGAATAAAATCGAAATAACCCGCTACAGATTGAAGCTGTTCTGGATCGCTAGTCACCACAAACTTGTGTGCGCCCAGTTTCCGGGCATCTTCTTCTTTTTTGGGCGAGGTGCTCAGAACAGTTACCTCTGCTCCCAGCGCTACGCCAAACTTAACGCCCATATGGCCCAGTCCACCCAAACCTAATACCGCCAATTTGTGTCCTTTTCCAACTTTCCAGTGTTTCAGAGGAGAGTAGGTCGTAATACCCGCACAAAGTAGGGGAGCCGCAGCCGCCAGATTTAGCTTATCGGAGATGTGCAGCACGAAATCTTCGTGAACGACAATGGTATTTGAATACCCACCATAGGTCGGGGTTTTATGATCTTGTTCCAGACTGTTGTAGGTGAGCGTATTTCCGTTGGTGCAGTATTGTTCCAGTCCGTGCTGACAGTTGTCACAAACCCGGCAGGAGTCGACCATACAGCCAGTGCCCGCCAGATCGCCTACTTTAAACTTTGTCACATGATTGCCAACTGCCACAACACGACCGACAATCTC
Proteins encoded in this region:
- a CDS encoding NAD(P)-dependent alcohol dehydrogenase, whose translation is MIAAKGYAAQTKETDLAPWNFQRRTVGPHDVQFDITYCGVCHSDLHQIRDEWGGSIFPMVPGHEIVGRVVAVGNHVTKFKVGDLAGTGCMVDSCRVCDNCQHGLEQYCTNGNTLTYNSLEQDHKTPTYGGYSNTIVVHEDFVLHISDKLNLAAAAPLLCAGITTYSPLKHWKVGKGHKLAVLGLGGLGHMGVKFGVALGAEVTVLSTSPKKEEDARKLGAHKFVVTSDPEQLQSVAGYFDFILDTVSAEHDYNQYLNLLKSDGVHICVGAPPSPSAIMSFSLIIGRKSLAGSSIGGIAETQEMLDFCAEHNIVSDIEMIDIKDIHTAYERMLKGDVRYRFVIDMATL
- a CDS encoding DapH/DapD/GlmU-related protein — protein: MSQEVNKQPVTSPDIFERLSAGEFLRKDDPEYGKFAEVVSRTIRLCVQMNATATDVDQVRNQLSDIIGSPIDPSSAIFPPFYTNFGRSIRLGKNVFINHACSFLDIGGITIEDDVQIGPRVNLTSENHPLDPLDRQTLIPKPVVIKRNAWIGAGATILPGVTVGENSVVAAGAVVNRDVLPNSVVAGIPAQVVKTL
- a CDS encoding cupin domain-containing protein, whose amino-acid sequence is MDKQDQDKGIPEGYQLGAVQYFSGNVYVKPLVVADTITNCSITDVYFEPGVINNWHTHPSNQILLVKEGVCYYQEEGQPLQKFQAGEVINVLPGIKHWHGASPDGRMIHTAININTEKGVVTWLEPVADTK